Proteins encoded in a region of the Leishmania panamensis strain MHOM/PA/94/PSC-1 chromosome 15 sequence genome:
- a CDS encoding hypothetical protein (TriTrypDB/GeneDB-style sysID: LpmP.15.0750) — protein sequence MKSFLHDDSGNNSMPTVPPRQQHQHPAQTPMASSQEYGQYSVSPGPYNPSTAAIILPAGQQQQHGLQQRPLQQNPSATSVYTLTPANPVNIGGFPGAQSPLTSMQHQQHHHVVPSPSRHSSLSELNNPSTIQLHERLLAAGAAPGVPGLVITAPIVVSPAHRWPSVLNSGHCTSSALLLARRLHPVFVDTTPPVSIVSSPSPHQQQRGTTPVRSFVTHPPLAHRAPAQVAAYAVSSNSPAGYGSDNIRSPFQQPQQKQPPYPPAPIHERVPPTAPDPTSAHTTFSLASSLSRSQQQQQQLHLLSVGASGAAPEALVSFATAPLLLPSPREAAAPTTVTTTSLSALVDLDDVRQGYERPFRFKTLPPPPTFECFLMLSETNAFDRGFSRATARGEEVTNSNSVTQQQEIACAGSHKSGGAAPATGRGNMEAVLRASTNPRGEPRRSPSDFVSLSAAEDNDGASDGAAQCKAAAAISEPDNKSMSSESRHSTPEWLAMVAQYHHVLERWWTYMVIFENKPEVRQRLGNLHQCPSFADAQQAVAAAAAASSSPVGGGCGTLDGGATDPLVAEEVVLQAWSTLALQWWEETKQRRRPRRSHRRAPCGGPPPTRMDDEGVGGSRSGNETGETASLASVNPYELLSAEEGHLTRSLPPDHDALLHFDFTIQSALSSPTDS from the coding sequence ATGAAGTCCTTTCTCCACGATGACAGTGGCAACAACAGCATGCCCACCGTCCCGccccggcagcagcaccagcaccccGCACAGACGCCGATGGCGTCGTCGCAAGAGTACGGACAGTACTCCGTCTCCCCCGGACCATACAACCCCTCTACCGCGGCCATCATCCTTCCTGCTggtcagcaacagcagcatggcctccagcagcgtccgCTTCAGCAGAACCCGTCCGCAACGAGCGTGTACACTCTCACCCCGGCGAATCCTGTGAACATTGGGGGCTTCCCCGGTGCACAATCCCCCTTGACATCCATGCAACAccaacagcaccaccacgtcgtcccctccccgtcGAGACACTCGTCTTTGTCCGAGCTGAACAACCCGAGCACGATACAGCTGCATGAACGTCTCCTCGCAGCGGGCGCAGCCCCTGGTGTACCTGGTCTCGTCATAACAGCCCCGATTGTTGTGTCGCCGGCGCACCGTTGGCCCAGTGTGCTGAACAGTGGCcactgcaccagcagcgccctTCTCCTGGCCCGACGACTCCACCCCGTTTTTGTGGACACGACACCGCCGGTGTCGATCGTGtcgtccccctctccacatcagcagcaacgcgGAACGACGCCCGTCAGGTCCTTCGtcacgcacccccctctgGCGCACAGAGCCCCGGCCCAGGTAGCCGCCTATGCCGTCTCTTCAAATTCGCCGGCTGGCTACGGTAGCGACAACATCCGCTCGCCCTTtcaacagccgcagcagaaGCAACCGCCCTATCCGCCCGCCCCCATCCATGAGAGAGTGCCACCCACAGCCCCCGATCccacaagcgcgcacaccACTTTTTCCCTCGCCTCATCACTATCCCGgtcgcaacagcagcagcaacaactgCACTTGCTCTCCGTTGGAGCTAGCGGTGCGGCGCCAGAAGCCCTGGTGTCTTTCGCCACCGCTCCGCTGTTACTTCCCTCACCGAgagaagccgcagcgccaaccACGGTGACAACGACGAGTCTCAGTGCGTTGGTAGACCTTGACGATGTGCGACAGGGATATGAGCGACCCTTTCGCTTCAAAACACTGCCGCCCCCGCCGACGTTTGAGTGCTTTCTCATGCTGTCGGAGACGAACGCGTTCGATCGGGGCTTCTCTCGAGCCACAGCAAGGGGCGAAGAGGTCACGAACAGCAACAGtgtcacgcagcagcaggaaatCGCATGTGCAGGCAGCCACAAaagtggcggagctgctccagcgaCGGGGCGAGGCAAcatggaggcggtgctgcgagcGTCTACCAATCCGCGAGGTGAACCCCGCCGGTCTCCCAGCGATTTCGTCTCTTTGAGTGCTGCCGAAGATAATGATGGGGCTTCGGACGGCGCCGCAcagtgcaaagcagccgcagcgatcAGTGAGCCCGACAACAAAAGCATGAGCAGCGAGTCGCGTCACAGCACACCAGAGTGGCTTGCCATGGTCGCCCAGTACCACCACGTCCTCGAGCGATGGTGGACGTACATGGTGATTTTCGAGAATAAGCCAGAAGTACGGCAACGGCTGGGCAACCTGCACCAATGTCCATCTTTCGCGGATGCACAGCAGGCggtagcagctgcagccgcagcctcctcctcacctgtCGGAGGTGGGTGCGGAACACTTGATGGTGGAGCAACGGACCCCCTCGTAGCGGAGGAAGTTGTGCTGCAGGCCTGGTCGACGCTAGCGCTACAATGGTGGGAAGAGACAaagcagcgtcgtcgtcctcggcggAGCCATCGCAGGGCACCGTGCGGAGGACCGCCCCCAACTCGAATGGACGACGAGGGAgtgggcggcagcagaagcggcaACGAGACTGGCGAAACCGCGTCGTTAGCGAGTGTGAACCCCTACGAACTGCTGAGCGCCGAGGAGGGGCATCTCACCCGATCGCTGCCGCCTGACCACGACGCCCTCCTGCACTTTGACTTTACTATCCAATCTGCGCTCAGCAGCCCAACGGACAGTTAG
- a CDS encoding hypothetical protein (TriTrypDB/GeneDB-style sysID: LpmP.15.0760) has protein sequence MEKLVRASMNYTIFGLASGVYWRELTRHLKYVSNGTSQLRVMHTHCFALGSFFFLFVLLLEKSFALTKQKNYKKFYVTYNIGLGITLMMMMIHGTLTVVGKDQNSRLISWTAGVGHIFMSVGFGYFYNVLMGAVRASGVKANKTVTASA, from the coding sequence ATGGAGAAACTTGTCCGTGCCAGTATGAACTACACTATCTTTGGCTTGGCCTCTGGTGTGTACTGGCGCGAGCTCACGAGGCACCTCAAGTATGTGAGCAACGGCACCTCGCAGCTTCGTGTCATGCACACCCACTGCTTCGCCCTCGgcagcttttttttcctgtttgTTCTTTTGCTGGAGAAGTCCTTTGCCCTCACTAAGCAGAAGAACTACAAGAAGTTCTACGTTACATACAATATCGGTCTCGGCATTACGCtcatgatgatgatgatcCACGGCACCCTGACCGTCGTGGGAAAGGATCAGAATAGCCGTCTCATCTCGTGGACCGCCGGAGTGGGCCACATCTTCATGAGCGTCGGCTTTGGTTACTTCTATAACGTCCTCATGGGTGCTGTACGTGCATCGGGTGTCAAGGCGAACAAGACGGTGACGGCAAGCGCGTGA